One Mangifera indica cultivar Alphonso unplaced genomic scaffold, CATAS_Mindica_2.1 Un_0003, whole genome shotgun sequence genomic region harbors:
- the LOC123205288 gene encoding carnosic acid synthase-like, which translates to MFLTSTLLQSLPSDNITLLLFTFSSLISLFFLKWTFTKSRNPIPPCPPGPRGIPFLGNLLSLDPELHTYFAHLAHSYGPVFQLRLGNKIGVILTSPSSARQVLKDHDITFANRDVPVTGRVATQGGRDIVWNPYGPEWRMLRRICVLKMLSNKTLDSVYALRRREIRQTVGYLYSRVGSPVNVGEQMFLTILNVITNMLWGGSVQGAERASLGGLFRNLISELTYLLGRPNISDFYPGLARFDLQGLEKKMQRVAGKLDSMIDEIIDQRLRSNGESGEKDNEDFLQFLLEQRDRGDSKTPFTMTHVKTLLMDMVVGGSDTSSNLMEFAMAELINKPEVMEKAHQELDQVVGKNNILEESHIQKLPYLYAIMKEALRLHPVLPLLVPHCPSETCTIDGYTIQKGSRVFINVWAIHRDPLIWENPLQFIPERFLSEKWDYSGSDFNYFPFGSGRRICAGIAMAERMFMYSLATLLHSFDWKLGEGQKVDLTEKFGIVLKLKTSLVAIPTPRLSDSALYM; encoded by the exons ATGTTCCTTACCTCAACCCTCCTTCAATCTCTTCCTTCTGATAACATTACCCTCTTACTCTTCACTTTCTCTTCTCTTATCTCCCTTTTCTTCCTCAAATGGACGTTCACAAAATCCAGGAACCCAATCCCTCCATGCCCGCCTGGCCCACGTGGCATCCCCTTTCTGGGTAACCTCCTCTCTCTCGACCCGGAGCTCCATACTTACTTCGCACACCTCGCTCACTCCTACGGCCCCGTTTTTCAACTCCGTCTCGGTAATAAAATCGGTGTTATTTTGACTTCTCCTTCCTCAGCTCGCCAAGTACTCAAAGACCACGACATCACTTTCGCCAACCGGGACGTGCCGGTTACGGGTCGGGTCGCAACGCAAGGAGGGCGTGACATTGTTTGGAACCCGTATGGACCCGAGTGGAGGATGTTGAGGAGGATTTGTGTTCTCAAGATGCTCAGTAACAAAACCCTGGACTCTGTTTACGCGCTACGGCGGCGTGAGATCCGGCAAACCGTCGGGTACTTATACAGTCGAGTCGGGTCACCCGTTAACGTTGGTGAACAAATGTTTTTGACGATACTGAATGTCATTACGAACATGTTATGGGGCGGATCGGTTCAGGGTGCGGAGAGGGCTAGTTTGGGTGGGTTATTTCGGAATCTGATATCGGAGTTGACGTATTTGTTGGGCCGGCCGAATATATCGGACTTTTATCCGGGTTTGGCCAGGTTTGATTTGCAAGGACTGGAGAAGAAGATGCAAAGGGTAGCTGGGAAATTGGATAGCATGATTGATGAGATAATTGATCAACGGCTGAGAAGTAATGGAGAGAGTGGGGAGAAAGATAATGAAGATTTTTTACAGTTTCTACTTGAGCAGAGGGATCGGGGTGATTCCAAAACACCTTTTACCATGACCCATGTCAAAACCTTGCTTATg GATATGGTGGTGGGTGGGAGTGATACATCCTCCAATCTAATGGAGTTCGCCATGGCTGAACTAATCAACAAACCAGAGGTAATGGAGAAAGCCCACCAAGAATTAGACCAAGTAGTTGGTAAAAACAACATATTAGAAGAATCCCACATTCAGAAATTGCCATATTTATATGCCATAATGAAAGAGGCCTTGCGTTTGCACCCGGTCCTCCCACTTTTAGTTCCCCATTGCCCCTCTGAAACTTGCACCATTGACGGCTACACAATTCAAAAGGGTTCACGAGTCTTCATCAACGTGTGGGCAATTCACAGGGACCCTTTGATTTGGGAGAATCCATTGCAGTTTATTCCGGAGAGGTTCTTGAGTGAGAAATGGGATTACAGTGGAAGTGACTTCAATTATTTTCCATTCGGGTCTGGACGAAGAATTTGTGCCGGGATTGCTATGGCTGAGAGAATGTTCATGTATTCGCTGGCTACACTTTTGCATTCTTTTGATTGGAAACTAGGGGAGGGACAGAAAGTGGATCTCACTGAAAAGTTTGGGATTGTTTTGAAGTTGAAGACTTCTCTTGTGGCAATCCCAACGCCGAGATTATCGGATTCAGCCTTGTATATGTAG